A DNA window from Patagioenas fasciata isolate bPatFas1 chromosome 1, bPatFas1.hap1, whole genome shotgun sequence contains the following coding sequences:
- the SMCO4 gene encoding single-pass membrane and coiled-coil domain-containing protein 4 — translation MRQLRGKPKKETSKDKKERKQAMQEARQQITTVVLPTLAVVVVLIVVFVYVATRPNTTE, via the coding sequence ATGAGGCAACTAAGAGGAAAACCCAagaaagagacctcaaaagataaaaaggagagaaaacaggcGATGCAAGAGGCCCGGCAACAAATCACCACAGTGGTGCTTCCCACGCTGGCTGTTGTAGTCGTGCTCATTGTTGTGTTTGTTTATGTAGCAACTCGTCCAAATACAACTGAATGA